A region from the Phycodurus eques isolate BA_2022a chromosome 12, UOR_Pequ_1.1, whole genome shotgun sequence genome encodes:
- the nr0b1 gene encoding nuclear receptor subfamily 0 group B member 1, with product MATTPEGCRCRGARHRGGGGGGGGGGGGDSILYSILKSDREEQQQQHETLHNLLHSHRTSSSPPAASSGASGPAWRLQEPRQQQQQQQQQHGACSCGATRRRGVLRTPQVTCKAASAILVKTLRFVKNVPCFRELPEDEQVVLIRSGWAPLLVLGLAQDRVDFETAETVEPSLLQRILTGAPQSPKPSQSQSQSQSQSQSQTQTQSQSEAAAGSSPGAGAGVSLADIEAIKGFLKKCWSVDISTKEYAYLKGAVLFNPDLEGLRCLPYIRSLRREAHQALNEHVRLIHREDATRFAKLLVALSVLSSISPSAVAQLFFKPIIGSVDIEEVLMEMFYGK from the exons cggcggcggcgacagCATCCTCTACAGCATCCTCAAGAGTGACAGAGAGGAGCAACAACAGCAGCATGAAACACTGCACAACTTACTCCACAGCCACAGAACCTCCTCGTCCCCGCCCGCCGCCTCTTCTGGAGCCTCCGGGCCGGCGTGGCGGCTCCAGGAGCccaggcagcagcagcagcagcagcagcagcagcacgggGCGTGCTCCTGCGGGGCCACGCGGCGCCGCGGCGTCCTGCGCACCCCGCAGGTGACGTGCAAAGCCGCCTCCGCCATCCTGGTCAAGACGCTGCGCTTCGTCAAGAACGTGCCGTGCTTCAGGGAGCTGCCCGAGGACGAGCAGGTGGTCCTGATCCGGAGCGGCTGGGCGCCCCTGCTGGTGCTCGGGCTGGCACAGGACCGCGTGGACTTCGAGACCGCCGAGACCGTGGAGCCGAGCCTGCTGCAGCGGATCCTCACCGGGGCGCCCCAGAGCCCGAAACCGAGCCAGAGCCAGAGCCAGAGCCAGAGCCAGAGCCAGAGCCAGACCCAGACCCAGAGCCAGAGCGAGGCGGCGGCCGGTTCGAGTCCAGGCGCAGGAGCCGGCGTGTCCTTGGCCGACATCGAAGCCATTAAAGGCTTCCTGAAGAAGTGCTGGAGCGTGGACATCAGCACCAAGGAGTACGCCTACCTGAAGGGAGCCGTGCTCTTCAACCCGG ACCTGGAGGGTCTTCGCTGCCTGCCGTACATCCGGTCGCTGCGGCGCGAGGCCCACCAGGCCCTCAACGAGCACGTGCGGCTGATCCACCGCGAGGACGCCACGCGCTTCGCCAAGCTGCTCGTCGCCCTGTCGGTGCTGAGCTCCATCAGCCCGTCGGCGGTGGCCCAGCTCTTCTTCAAGCCCATCATCGGCAGCGTCGACATCGAGGAGGTGCTCATGGAGATGTTCTACGGGAAGTAA